The Fragaria vesca subsp. vesca linkage group LG2, FraVesHawaii_1.0, whole genome shotgun sequence genome includes a window with the following:
- the LOC101295283 gene encoding snakin-1-like codes for MKISFPVLLCFLLLSSSLMEPAFSATSSNCSNKCSNRCAVAGVQDRCLKYCGICCEECKCVPSGTYGNKHECPCYRDKKNNKGRPKCP; via the exons ATGAAGATCTCCTTCCCAGTTCTTCTCTGTTTTCTTCTTCTGAGCTCCTCTTTGATGGAGCCAGCCTTCTCTGCTACCTCCT CAAACTGCAGCAACAAGTGTTCGAATCGGTGTGCAGTTGCAGGAGTTCAAGATCGATGCCTCAAGTACTGTGGGATATGCTGTGAAGAGTGCAAGTGTGTCCCTTCTGGGACTTATGGCAACAAGCATGAGTGTCCTTGCTACAGGGACAAGAAGAACAACAAGGGGAGACCCAAGTGCCCCTGA
- the LOC101295596 gene encoding uncharacterized protein LOC101295596, producing MKIFYWNLRRIANDPTQDLLRKFVQDHHLDVLCIAEPFVSLDSIPSQFWMSMNLVEVSTNDWGAALSNLWMFCKPSLLHVINVVSRTDQQVTITVTLDSVQCVLTSVYARTTMEGQRRLWIDLASVKENFVSGGAEFTWARHRGVRGNVEERLDRCLANLPWLDSWDSFDCCTLPRLCSDHNPIMMTFSNAFGARQSLFRFRWMWLEHSDFQGFVKQCWDSVRMHDCPLRVDANLAALVALQNDISYSGGTDDVYAKECELQANLSESLRLQELFLKEKSRLSWISEGDLNTTFFHAMFRARRARSSITLLRDGNQVYQDPLTIQNHIVAYYTDLFANHADYCDTGLISRVIPSLITDDENMSLTSVPSS from the exons ATGAAGATTTTCTATTGGAACTTGCGGCGTATTGCTAATGACCCTACGCAAGACCTTCTAAGAAAGTTTGTCCAGGATCATCATCTTGATGTGTTATGTATTGCTGAACCTTTTGTTTCTTTGGACTCCATTCCATCTCAGTTTTGGATGTCCATGAACTTGGTGGAAGTAAGTACTAATGACTGGGGTGCAGCTTTATCTAATTTATGGATGTTTTGCAAACCGTCTCTTCTCCATGTAATTAATGTTGTTTCTAGGACTGATCAACAAGTGACTATTACTGTTACTTTGGATTCAGTTCAGTGTGTGCTTACTTCTGTATATGCTCGCACAACTATGGAGGGTCAGCGGCGTCTTTGGATTGACCTTGCTTCTGTTAAAGAGAATTTTGTTTCTGGAGGGGCAGAATTCACTTGGGCTCGTCATCGTGGTGTTAGAGGTAATGTTGAGGAGAGACTTGATCGTTGTCTTGCTAATCTTCCTTGGTTGGATAGCTGGGACTCTTTTGATTGTTGCACTCTTCCTCGCTTATGCTCGGATCATAATCCTATCATGATGACCTTTTCTAATGCTTTTGGGGCACGCCAAAGTCTATTTCGGTTTAGGTGGATGTGGTTAGAACATAGTGATTTTCAGGGTTTTGTGAAGCAGTGTTGGGATTCTGTCCGAATGCATGATTGTCCATT GCGTGTGGACGCAAACCTTGCTGCTCTAGTAGCCCTACAAAATGATATCTCATATTCAGGGGGTACAGATGATGTTTATGCTAAAGAGTGTGAGTTACAGGCCAATTTGTCTGAGTCTTTACGCTTACAAGAACTATTTTTGAAGGAAAAATCAAGGTTGAGTTGGATTTCAGAGGGGGACCTTAACACGACTTTCTTTCATGCTATGTTTCGTGCTCGGCGTGCCCGTTCTTCAATAACATTATTGAGAGATGGTAATCAGGTTTATCAGGATCCTCTTACAATTCAGAATCACATTGTTGCTTACTACACTGATTTATTTGCTAACCATGCAGATTATTGCGATACGGGGCTTATTAGCCGGGTCATTCCTTCCTTGATTACTGATGATGAGAATATGTCCCTAACTTCAGTTCCCTCTTCATAA